In Novosphingobium sp. RL4, the sequence CGCGCCAGGCAGTCCCGGTGGATGCGGTCGTAATGATCGAGGTCGGCGGCGGCGACGCGCAACTGGTAATCCGCCGCGCCTGACATGAGGTGGCATTCGAGGATATCCTCGAAATCCCCCACCGCGCGTTCGAAGCGCTCCATCGCTTCGCGGGTCTGGCTGGTCAGCGTGATCTCGACGAAGACCTCCACGGCAAGCCCGAGCCGCCTGGCATCCACCCTTGCGGCATATCCCAGGATCAGACCCTGCTCCTCCAGCGCGCGGATACGGCGATGGCAGGCAGACGGCGAGAGATTCACCAGCGCGGCCAGTTCGGCGATCGAGCGCGAGGAGTCTGCCTGCAACGCACCAAGAAGTGCGCGGTCCGCCCGGTCCATGGAAAATTCTCTTGTCGTTTGTTTCAAGAGTGGGAAATATTCCTGTTCTTCTTTCTGACAAGCCCCAATTCGGTGAAACATTGCAGGGTGCCGGGTGTATCTCACGGGCAGGAGAGAATTTTGCCGGAGTGGAAAACATGCGTGTCGGTACCGTCAGGGAAATCAAGAACCACGAATACCGCGTCGGCCTGACGCCGGAGAGCGCCTGCGAACTCGTGGCGCACGGGCACGAAGTCTGGGTGGAAAGCGGCGCGGGTCTCGGCATCGGCGCCAGCGACGCCGATTATACCCGTCAGGGCGCGAAGATCGTGGCATCGGCGAGCGAGGTCTTCGAAGGCTGCGAAATGGTCGTGAAGGTCAAGGAACCGCAAGCGGGCGAACGCGCCATGCTGCGCGAGGGCCAGATCCTCTACACCTACCTCCACCTCGCGCCCGATCCCGAGCAGACCGCCGATCTCGTGAAGTCCGGCGTCACCGCGATCGCTTACGAGACCGTGACCGGCCCCGGCGGCCAGCTTCCGCTGCTCAAGCCGATGAGCCAGGTCGCGGGGCGCATGTCGATCCAGGCCGGCGCCACCGCGCTGGAAAAGGCCCATGGCGGACGCGGCGTGCTGCTGGGCGGCGTTCCCGGCGTGATGCCGGGCAAGGTGGCGGTGATCGGCGGCGGCGTGGTCGGCTTCAATGCCGCGCAGATGGCGGTGGGCCTCGGCGCCGACGTGACCATCCTCGACCGCAGCCCCGACGTGCTCGAACGGCTCGGCATCCACTTCGAGGCGCGCGCCAAGACCCGCTTCTCCAGCACCGCCAACCTTGCCGAGAGCGTGGCCGAGGCCGATCTCGTGATCGGCGCCGTGCTGATCCCCGGCGCCGCCGCGCCCAAGCTGGTAACGCGCGAGATGCTGGGCACCATGAAGGCCGGCGCGGTACTGGTGGATGTCGCCATCGACCAGGGCGGCTGCTTCGAGACGAGCCATGCCACCACCCATGCCGATCCGACTTTCGTGGTGGACGGGGTCGTCCACTATTGCGTCGCCAACATGCCCGGCGCGGTGGCCCGCACCAGCACTTATGCGCTCAACAACGTCACCCTGCCCCATGCGCTGGCGATCGCCAACCTGGGCTGGAAGGCGGCGCTCAAGGCGGACCCCCACCTTGCGAACGGGCTGAACGTCCACGCCGGGAAAGTGACCTTCGAGGCTGTTGCGACTGAGCTGGGCTACGATTACACGCCGGTCGGCGACGTGCTGGGCTGAGTTTGCGCGAAGGACATCGTCACCCTGAATTCGCTTCAGGGTGACGATAGGGATGTTTATCCGGCCCCGTCCCAGAACGGCGCGGCCACTTCCGGCGGCACCCGCATCAGGCGCTGCGAGGCGATCTCGATCATGGCCCAGGTCGTCTTCGCGGAAACGAGCACCCTGCCCGCCGCATTGCGGAAATCCACCCGGCGCACGAACCGCGCGCCGGTCGGGCCTTCGGGGATGAAGGTTTCCCCGGTCACGCTCTCGCCCTCGCGGATATTGCCGCGATAGTCGATCTCGTGCCGGGTCACGACCCAGGCGTATCTCGCCTGATGATCGGGCATGGCCACCGCTTCCCAGTGCGCCGTGGCCATGGCCTCCATCCACCGCACCCAGACCGCATTGTTGACGTGGCCCATGACGTCGATGTCATGGGCCTGCGCCGTGAAGGTCAGGGTGAAGGGCGGCTTCACTCGGTAACGCCGAGCTGCCAGAGGATGAAGGCGAACTCCTCCGCCGTTTCCTTCAGGCTCTCGAACCGGCCGGACTTGCCGCCGTGGCCCGCGCCCATGTTGGTCTTGAGGATCAGCTCGTTATCGTCGGTCTTCAGTTCGCGCAGCTTCGCCACCCACTTGGCGGGTTCCCAGTACGTCACGCGCGGGTCGTTGAGGCCGGCCGTCACCATGAGCGGCGGATAGGCCTGGGCCTTGACCTGATCGTAGGGCGAGTAGCTGCGGATCAGCTCGAAGGCGGCCTTGTCCTCGATGGGATTGCCCCATTCCGGCCATTCGCCCGGCGTCAGCGGCAGGGTATCGTCGAGCATGGTGCTGAGCACGTCCACGAAGGGCACATGCGCCACCACCGCGCCGAACAGTTCAGGATCGGAGTTGACCACCGCGCCCATCAGCTCGCCGCCCGCCGATCCGCCCGAGATCGAGATCCTGCCCGCCTCGGTGAAGCCGCGCGCGATCAGGCCCCTGGCCACATCCACGAAGTCGTTGAAGGTATTGTTCCGCTTCTCCAGCTTGCCCGCCTTGTACCAGGCGCGGCCCAGATCGTCGCCGCCGCGGATATGGGCGATGGCATAAGCGAAGCCGCGATCGACCAGGCTGAGCCGCGTGGTCGAGAAGCCGGGATCGATCGAGATGCCATAGGCGCCGTAGCCGTAGAGGTGCAGCGGCCCCGCGCCCGTCCTGTCGCGGCGGTAGACGATCGAGACCGGGATCGGCGTGCCGTCCCGCGCCGCGATTTCCAGCCGTTCCGTCGCATAGAGCGAGGCATCGTAGCCCGAGGGGATTTCCTGGACCTTGAGCACTTCCATCGTGCGCGCCGCCACGTCGTAATCGATGACCGACGAAGGGCTGACCATCGATTCGTAGGTCAGGCGCAGCACGTCCATGTGCCATTCGGGATTGTTCGAAAGGCCTGCCGAATAGCTGGCTTCCGGGAAGGTGATCGGCTCCACGCGGGCGGGATCGTCGTAGTAGCGGACCTCGATCTGGTCGAGCCCGGCGCCGTGTCCCACCAGCTTGCGGCCTTCGGTCACGTAGAAGTCGCGGAACAGGTCGGCGCCGGTGAGGTAGAACGCGTCGGTACCCTCGATCAGCGTGGTCCATTCGCCGGGATTCTCCAGCGGCGCGGTGGCGAAGCGGAAGTTCTCGTGGGTGTCGTTGGTGTGGATGTAGAGCACGCCGTCGCGCTCATCGACATCGTATTCCACGCCCTTCTGGCGCGGCTTCACCAGAATCTGCTCGCCCAGCGGATCGCTGGCGAGGACCATGCGGCATTCGCTGGTCTCATGGTCGCTGGTGCCGATCAGCAGCCACTTCTCGTTCGACGAGAGCGACGACCCGACGCGGAAGCCCTCGTCGTTCTCGTGATAGAGTTCGACGTCGTTTTCCAGCGGCTGGCCCAGCCAGTGCAGGCGGGCATTGTCGGTGCGCCACTGCTCGTTGGCGAGCGAATAGACCAGGCCCTTGTCGCCCGCGACCCAGACGAGACCGGACAGCGTGCCGGGAATCTCGTCCGCCAGGAGTTCGCCGGTCGCCAGCACCTTGACGTGGACGGTGAAGCGCTCGGAGCCGTTGTCGTCCACCGAATAGGCAAGCAGCTTGCCGTCGTTGCTGGTCGAGATCGCGCCGA encodes:
- a CDS encoding Lrp/AsnC family transcriptional regulator, which produces MDRADRALLGALQADSSRSIAELAALVNLSPSACHRRIRALEEQGLILGYAARVDARRLGLAVEVFVEITLTSQTREAMERFERAVGDFEDILECHLMSGAADYQLRVAAADLDHYDRIHRDCLARLPGVSSMRTSFSLRRIKRFEGYAVP
- the ald gene encoding alanine dehydrogenase → MRVGTVREIKNHEYRVGLTPESACELVAHGHEVWVESGAGLGIGASDADYTRQGAKIVASASEVFEGCEMVVKVKEPQAGERAMLREGQILYTYLHLAPDPEQTADLVKSGVTAIAYETVTGPGGQLPLLKPMSQVAGRMSIQAGATALEKAHGGRGVLLGGVPGVMPGKVAVIGGGVVGFNAAQMAVGLGADVTILDRSPDVLERLGIHFEARAKTRFSSTANLAESVAEADLVIGAVLIPGAAAPKLVTREMLGTMKAGAVLVDVAIDQGGCFETSHATTHADPTFVVDGVVHYCVANMPGAVARTSTYALNNVTLPHALAIANLGWKAALKADPHLANGLNVHAGKVTFEAVATELGYDYTPVGDVLG
- a CDS encoding acyl-CoA thioesterase, translated to MGHVNNAVWVRWMEAMATAHWEAVAMPDHQARYAWVVTRHEIDYRGNIREGESVTGETFIPEGPTGARFVRRVDFRNAAGRVLVSAKTTWAMIEIASQRLMRVPPEVAAPFWDGAG
- a CDS encoding S9 family peptidase translates to MEVMADSTQTLSGPPQAAKKPHSFTHHGLAVEDDYAWLRDAGYPEVTDKAVLEHLEAENRWFESRMADRQGKIDALFKEMRARIKEADKSVPQKDGDWLYWIEFEEGAEYKKWWRRPVGATDDGSADELILDEVALAEGKEYFNLGAISTSNDGKLLAYSVDDNGSERFTVHVKVLATGELLADEIPGTLSGLVWVAGDKGLVYSLANEQWRTDNARLHWLGQPLENDVELYHENDEGFRVGSSLSSNEKWLLIGTSDHETSECRMVLASDPLGEQILVKPRQKGVEYDVDERDGVLYIHTNDTHENFRFATAPLENPGEWTTLIEGTDAFYLTGADLFRDFYVTEGRKLVGHGAGLDQIEVRYYDDPARVEPITFPEASYSAGLSNNPEWHMDVLRLTYESMVSPSSVIDYDVAARTMEVLKVQEIPSGYDASLYATERLEIAARDGTPIPVSIVYRRDRTGAGPLHLYGYGAYGISIDPGFSTTRLSLVDRGFAYAIAHIRGGDDLGRAWYKAGKLEKRNNTFNDFVDVARGLIARGFTEAGRISISGGSAGGELMGAVVNSDPELFGAVVAHVPFVDVLSTMLDDTLPLTPGEWPEWGNPIEDKAAFELIRSYSPYDQVKAQAYPPLMVTAGLNDPRVTYWEPAKWVAKLRELKTDDNELILKTNMGAGHGGKSGRFESLKETAEEFAFILWQLGVTE